A single genomic interval of Clostridiaceae bacterium harbors:
- a CDS encoding regulatory protein RecX, protein MKITRIERIGKKKDKYLIYIDGERSFSIREEDYFKLNLYEKKEVTQEELELIRNDILYNSARSAAIRYVSLMLRCESEVRNKLKTDGYEQSTIDKVIEDLKSLGYINDKLYAQKYVYDRMKLKPKSKRLLRFELQKRGISTEDIEEVLSDFKMNEQDIIESLIKRKFGKYDLNDPKIYKRAFSFLVYRGFNTELINEVLNKMK, encoded by the coding sequence ATGAAAATCACTCGGATTGAAAGGATTGGCAAGAAAAAAGATAAATATTTAATTTATATAGATGGAGAGCGTTCTTTTTCAATCCGTGAAGAAGATTATTTCAAGCTTAACCTATATGAAAAAAAGGAAGTAACCCAAGAAGAACTGGAGTTAATAAGGAACGATATCCTTTATAATTCTGCAAGGTCTGCTGCTATCAGATATGTTTCTTTAATGTTAAGATGCGAAAGTGAAGTAAGAAATAAGTTAAAAACTGACGGATATGAACAGAGTACAATAGATAAGGTGATAGAAGATTTAAAATCCTTAGGTTATATTAATGATAAATTATATGCGCAGAAATATGTATATGACAGAATGAAATTAAAGCCAAAATCAAAAAGGCTTTTAAGATTTGAATTGCAGAAAAGAGGGATATCAACAGAAGATATAGAAGAAGTATTGTCGGACTTTAAAATGAATGAGCAGGATATTATTGAGAGTCTTATTAAAAGAAAGTTTGGTAAATATGACCTGAACGATCCAAAAATATATAAAAGAGCCTTTTCATTTTTGGTCTACAGAGGCTTTAATACTGAGCTGATAAATGAAGTTTTGAATAAAATGAAATAA
- a CDS encoding cell wall hydrolase, protein MSFSSRELFARLLKCEADGEGVDGMKAVATVVMNRVHVAYGEYLRECQGDLRKVIEQPYQFTCMLSQVYGQINPQTVWATPPESIHYEIVDWALAGNKHPGVAECLWYMNPFSPTCPSIFPYNGTGSLFNRIGQHCFYMPTPLYAET, encoded by the coding sequence ATGTCTTTTTCCAGCAGAGAATTATTTGCCCGCTTATTAAAATGTGAGGCTGATGGTGAAGGTGTGGACGGTATGAAAGCTGTCGCTACAGTAGTAATGAATAGAGTTCATGTGGCATATGGAGAGTATTTAAGAGAATGTCAGGGAGATTTACGCAAGGTAATTGAACAGCCTTACCAGTTCACCTGTATGTTGTCCCAGGTTTATGGACAGATAAATCCTCAAACAGTTTGGGCAACACCTCCGGAAAGTATTCACTATGAAATAGTTGATTGGGCACTTGCAGGTAATAAACATCCTGGTGTTGCTGAGTGTCTGTGGTATATGAATCCATTTAGCCCGACATGTCCATCTATCTTCCCTTATAACGGAACAGGCTCTTTATTTAATAGAATAGGCCAGCACTGTTTTTACATGCCAACCCCTCTCTATGCTGAAACATAA
- a CDS encoding electron transfer flavoprotein subunit alpha, protein MANIRIIVEKCIGCKLCVKACPFGAIQIIEKKAVIQDNCTLCGICATSCKFNAIDIEKDEVKKEDISDYRGVWVFAEQKESVPLNVVYELLGEGRKLAEKLNVNLTALLFGNNVQSQAGNLIARGADEVILVDNPVLDKYNDEVYADIFVQLVKKYKPEIVLIGATTYGRSLAPRVASRLNTGLTADCTGLEIDTEKRILLQTRPAFGGNLMATIICPNHRPQMATVRPKVMKPLEADPLRSGKITIPDVTIPTDTKVKVIETVNTFTETVNLTEADIVVSGGRGLCDPKNFALVEELAKVLGGAVGASRAAVDAGWIEYSHQVGQTGKTVCPKVYIACGISGAVQHLAGMSSSDIIIAINKNPDAPIFKVATYGIVGDVLEILPILIKELKSRL, encoded by the coding sequence ATGGCTAATATAAGAATTATTGTTGAAAAATGTATCGGGTGTAAACTTTGTGTTAAAGCATGTCCTTTCGGAGCAATTCAAATAATTGAAAAAAAAGCTGTAATACAGGATAATTGTACGCTTTGCGGTATATGCGCAACCTCATGCAAATTTAACGCAATAGATATTGAAAAGGATGAAGTTAAAAAAGAAGATATATCAGATTACAGGGGAGTTTGGGTATTCGCAGAGCAAAAAGAAAGTGTTCCTCTGAATGTAGTTTATGAATTACTTGGAGAAGGAAGAAAGCTTGCTGAAAAACTGAATGTAAATCTTACTGCCCTGCTATTTGGTAATAATGTCCAAAGTCAAGCCGGTAACTTAATCGCCAGAGGCGCAGATGAAGTTATATTAGTTGACAATCCTGTTCTTGATAAATATAACGATGAAGTTTATGCTGATATATTTGTACAATTAGTAAAGAAATATAAACCGGAAATTGTATTAATAGGGGCTACAACTTACGGGCGTTCTCTTGCCCCCAGAGTAGCTTCCAGGTTAAATACAGGATTAACGGCAGATTGTACCGGATTGGAAATTGATACAGAAAAGAGAATTCTTCTGCAAACCAGGCCTGCTTTTGGAGGCAATTTAATGGCTACTATTATATGCCCCAACCACAGGCCTCAAATGGCAACTGTAAGGCCAAAAGTAATGAAACCTCTTGAGGCAGACCCATTAAGAAGCGGAAAAATTACAATTCCTGATGTAACCATACCTACGGATACAAAAGTTAAAGTTATTGAAACCGTAAATACTTTTACCGAGACTGTTAATCTTACAGAAGCAGATATTGTTGTTTCCGGAGGCAGAGGTCTTTGTGATCCTAAAAACTTTGCACTTGTAGAAGAGTTGGCAAAAGTTCTCGGGGGAGCTGTAGGCGCATCAAGAGCTGCTGTAGACGCAGGCTGGATAGAATATAGCCATCAGGTAGGACAAACAGGAAAAACAGTTTGCCCCAAGGTTTATATCGCCTGTGGAATTTCTGGTGCAGTGCAGCATCTGGCAGGCATGTCCTCATCGGACATTATCATAGCAATAAACAAAAATCCTGATGCACCAATTTTCAAGGTAGCCACTTACGGAATAGTGGGAGATGTCCTTGAAATACTGCCTATCCTTATAAAAGAGTTAAAATCAAGGCTTTAA
- a CDS encoding electron transfer flavoprotein subunit beta/FixA family protein — protein MNIIVCIKQVPGTNEVKYNKETNTIIREGIESIINPFDTHAVEEALRIREKCGGKVTVLSMGIPSVASLLKDTIALGADEAVLLSDRAFAGADTLATAYTLSLGIKKIGSFDLIICGKQATDGDTAQVGPSLAEKLGIPHTTYVRKIEEINENYIKCQRLTDDGYETIEMPLPALITVVKEINTPRLPSLKGMMRAKKAIIPVWTADEINADKDLCGLKGSPTQVVETFIPVHEVKSIIFEGTPEEQAKSLAKELLSMRLKNVD, from the coding sequence TTGAACATAATAGTATGCATTAAGCAGGTGCCAGGTACAAATGAGGTCAAATACAATAAAGAAACCAATACTATTATACGTGAAGGAATAGAATCTATTATCAATCCTTTTGATACCCATGCTGTGGAAGAAGCCTTAAGAATCAGAGAAAAATGCGGAGGCAAGGTGACAGTGTTAAGTATGGGTATTCCAAGTGTAGCAAGCCTCCTGAAAGATACAATCGCTCTGGGTGCTGATGAAGCTGTTTTATTAAGTGACAGGGCTTTTGCAGGAGCAGATACCTTAGCTACAGCTTATACCCTGTCACTTGGAATTAAAAAAATAGGCAGTTTTGATCTGATTATTTGTGGAAAACAGGCCACTGACGGAGATACAGCCCAGGTTGGTCCAAGTCTCGCAGAAAAACTTGGAATTCCACATACAACATATGTCAGAAAAATCGAAGAAATCAATGAGAATTACATAAAGTGTCAAAGGCTTACAGATGATGGTTATGAAACAATAGAAATGCCTCTGCCGGCATTAATAACTGTTGTAAAGGAAATAAATACTCCGAGACTGCCCTCACTAAAAGGTATGATGAGAGCGAAAAAAGCCATAATCCCCGTATGGACTGCTGATGAAATAAATGCAGATAAGGATTTATGCGGCTTAAAAGGTTCTCCCACTCAGGTAGTGGAAACATTTATACCTGTACATGAAGTAAAAAGCATAATATTTGAAGGGACACCTGAAGAACAGGCAAAAAGCCTTGCGAAAGAACTGCTGTCCATGAGATTAAAAAATGTTGACTAG
- a CDS encoding acyl-CoA dehydrogenase, with the protein MEYFLTEEQQMIKELAKRIADEKIAPLAIEYDEAGTFPHDIVKILADSDLCGVYIPEEYGGLGGGILEMALVVEELSRACGGISLAFAGTGLGTFPIILFGNEEQKQKYLPDIASGEKLAAFGLTEANAGSDAAGIETTAVLDGDHYVLNGTKQWITNGGEADVYTIIACTDRSKGARGFSAFIVEKGTPGFSFGKKENKMGIRASSTRELIFDNCRIPKENLLTREGMGFIVAMKTLDRTRPGVAAQALGIAQGAFDEALKYSKERVQFGQPISSFQAIQHMLADMAIQIEAARCLLYQTCRHIDSGAKNISKESAMVKVFASDTAMKVTTDAVQILGGYGYMKEYPVEKRMRDAKITQIYEGTNQIQRNIIALELIKELSSKK; encoded by the coding sequence ATGGAATATTTCTTAACTGAAGAACAGCAGATGATAAAAGAACTGGCTAAAAGGATAGCAGACGAAAAAATAGCACCTCTGGCAATTGAGTATGATGAAGCTGGTACATTTCCCCACGACATAGTAAAAATCCTCGCAGATTCAGATCTCTGTGGTGTGTACATACCTGAAGAATACGGTGGTTTAGGTGGCGGTATTCTGGAAATGGCCCTTGTAGTAGAAGAACTTAGCAGGGCTTGTGGAGGTATTTCCCTTGCTTTTGCAGGAACGGGCCTGGGAACATTTCCTATTATATTATTTGGAAATGAGGAACAAAAGCAAAAATATCTTCCTGATATTGCATCTGGTGAAAAATTAGCAGCTTTTGGTCTGACAGAAGCAAATGCCGGAAGTGATGCAGCTGGAATAGAGACTACAGCAGTTCTTGACGGAGACCATTATGTTCTTAACGGCACCAAGCAGTGGATTACAAACGGCGGAGAAGCTGATGTTTATACAATCATTGCATGTACTGACAGATCAAAAGGTGCCCGTGGTTTTTCTGCCTTTATAGTTGAAAAGGGGACTCCGGGTTTTTCCTTTGGTAAAAAAGAAAATAAAATGGGAATAAGGGCATCAAGTACAAGAGAATTAATATTTGATAATTGCAGAATACCAAAAGAAAACCTTCTTACCCGTGAAGGAATGGGCTTTATAGTAGCCATGAAAACCCTGGACAGAACAAGGCCAGGCGTCGCAGCGCAGGCATTGGGAATAGCACAGGGTGCTTTTGATGAGGCTCTTAAATATTCCAAAGAAAGAGTGCAATTTGGTCAGCCCATATCCTCTTTCCAGGCAATACAGCATATGCTGGCTGATATGGCTATACAGATAGAAGCTGCAAGATGCCTTTTATACCAGACTTGCAGGCACATTGACAGCGGAGCAAAAAATATATCTAAGGAATCAGCCATGGTTAAAGTATTTGCATCTGATACTGCCATGAAAGTAACAACTGATGCAGTTCAAATACTTGGTGGTTATGGATATATGAAGGAATATCCGGTTGAAAAGAGAATGAGAGATGCAAAAATAACCCAGATTTATGAGGGTACAAACCAGATTCAGAGGAATATCATAGCTCTGGAGCTAATAAAGGAGTTAAGCAGTAAGAAATAA
- the rimO gene encoding 30S ribosomal protein S12 methylthiotransferase RimO, whose amino-acid sequence MAKKIGLVSLGCSKNLVDSEIMLGILSEQGFEVTNDKNDADMIIINTCGFIDSAKEESINTILEMAELKKGKCRFLIVAGCLAERYRNEIRKEIPEVDAVIGTGNYGDIAQVVNRLYQGDKPVIYGISTELDYLENKRIISTNNGYAYLKIAEGCDNCCTYCIIPKLRGPYRSRSMESILREAEDLAQKGVKELVLIAQDTSKYGIDIYGQKKLVDLLKELEKINGIEWIRFLYCYPEDVDDALIDEVIRNTKVCNYFDIPIQHISDKILKMMGRKGSAAEIKALIEKIRNRIPDVVLRTTLMVGFPGENDTDFMELYNFVKEYKFDRLGVFTYSREEGTPADKLDFQVDEKTKNSRYNKIMALQKKISREKNKKRLGKEYRTIVEGVADDGIFYYGRTPFEAPEIDGLAYFTSSEPLNIGEFVNIKIVNTEDYDVIGEVTNEFTK is encoded by the coding sequence TTGGCTAAGAAGATTGGCCTTGTATCACTGGGATGTTCAAAGAATCTTGTTGACAGTGAAATAATGCTGGGGATACTCAGTGAACAGGGTTTTGAAGTAACAAATGACAAAAATGATGCTGACATGATTATTATTAATACCTGTGGTTTTATAGATTCTGCAAAAGAAGAATCAATTAACACTATTCTTGAAATGGCTGAGCTAAAGAAAGGGAAATGCAGGTTCCTGATAGTTGCCGGGTGTCTTGCTGAGAGATACAGAAATGAGATAAGAAAAGAAATTCCAGAGGTAGATGCAGTTATCGGAACCGGGAATTATGGGGATATAGCCCAAGTGGTAAACAGGCTTTATCAGGGGGACAAGCCTGTAATATACGGTATTTCCACAGAGCTTGATTATCTGGAAAATAAAAGAATTATTTCTACAAATAATGGATATGCCTATCTTAAAATTGCTGAAGGATGCGATAATTGCTGTACTTATTGTATTATCCCGAAGCTCAGAGGTCCCTATAGAAGCAGGAGTATGGAGAGTATTTTAAGGGAAGCTGAAGATTTAGCACAAAAAGGTGTTAAGGAATTAGTCCTTATTGCTCAGGATACATCTAAATATGGGATTGATATATATGGTCAGAAGAAGCTGGTTGACCTTTTAAAAGAATTAGAAAAAATTAACGGGATTGAGTGGATAAGATTTCTGTACTGCTACCCGGAAGATGTAGATGATGCGCTGATAGATGAAGTGATAAGAAATACAAAAGTATGCAATTACTTTGATATACCAATACAGCATATCAGTGATAAAATTCTTAAGATGATGGGGAGAAAAGGTAGCGCAGCAGAGATAAAGGCTCTGATTGAAAAAATAAGAAACAGAATTCCTGACGTTGTTTTGAGAACGACCTTAATGGTTGGTTTTCCCGGAGAAAATGACACGGACTTTATGGAACTGTATAATTTTGTTAAGGAGTATAAATTTGATAGGTTGGGAGTATTCACCTATTCAAGAGAAGAGGGCACCCCTGCAGACAAATTAGATTTCCAGGTTGATGAAAAAACTAAAAACAGCAGGTATAATAAGATAATGGCATTGCAGAAGAAAATTTCAAGGGAAAAGAATAAAAAGCGGCTTGGAAAAGAATATAGAACCATAGTAGAAGGTGTAGCCGATGACGGAATCTTTTATTATGGAAGGACTCCATTTGAAGCGCCTGAAATAGACGGACTGGCTTATTTCACTAGCAGTGAACCCTTGAATATAGGTGAGTTTGTAAATATAAAAATAGTTAACACAGAAGACTACGATGTAATAGGAGAGGTTACAAATGAATTTACCAAATAG
- the pgsA gene encoding CDP-diacylglycerol--glycerol-3-phosphate 3-phosphatidyltransferase produces MNLPNRITLSRIFIVPIFMLFVIPFPDWVLQSSWLEFIKPQLIYLNNFIMNFGNYIAAVIFIIASSTDGVDGYIARKRKLVTKFGKFLDPVADKLLVTAALIALLQRGNISGWSAMIIIGRELMVTGLRLIAAGEGIVIAASKFGKIKTVTQIIAIVASLLQNYPLSLITDFRFDKYFMFIAVIITIYSGYDYFSKNLKVIGLEDHM; encoded by the coding sequence ATGAATTTACCAAATAGAATTACATTATCAAGAATATTTATTGTTCCGATTTTTATGTTGTTCGTAATCCCATTTCCTGACTGGGTGTTACAAAGTAGCTGGCTGGAATTTATAAAGCCGCAGTTGATTTATTTGAATAATTTTATTATGAATTTTGGCAATTATATTGCTGCTGTAATATTTATAATAGCTTCAAGCACTGATGGGGTAGATGGTTATATAGCAAGAAAAAGAAAACTTGTAACAAAGTTCGGGAAGTTTCTTGATCCTGTTGCAGATAAATTATTGGTTACAGCGGCTTTAATAGCTCTTCTTCAAAGAGGCAATATATCAGGTTGGTCTGCTATGATAATAATAGGCAGGGAACTTATGGTTACAGGTCTCAGGCTGATAGCTGCAGGTGAAGGTATAGTAATAGCTGCCAGCAAGTTCGGGAAAATTAAAACTGTAACCCAGATAATAGCAATTGTGGCTTCCCTGCTTCAGAACTATCCTCTTAGTTTGATTACTGATTTCAGATTTGATAAATATTTTATGTTTATCGCAGTTATTATAACAATATATTCTGGGTATGATTATTTTTCAAAAAATTTAAAGGTTATCGGATTAGAGGATCATATGTGA
- the fapR gene encoding transcription factor FapR yields MSKSSYTKKDRQRLLPQKIKEDPFLTDEELAHFFSVSVPTIRLDRLELGIPELRERIKSVAEKNYSKVKSLQSKEIIGELLDIVLGKSGIAMLETNENMVFERSKIVRGNYIYSFAESLAIAVIDANVALVGVANIKYKTPVYAGSKLIAKAEVRRVREKSHIVWVKITEKQNEVFRGKFILVSIE; encoded by the coding sequence ATGAGCAAGTCTTCGTACACAAAAAAAGATAGACAAAGATTGCTCCCACAAAAGATTAAAGAGGATCCTTTTTTGACAGATGAGGAGCTGGCGCACTTTTTCTCTGTCAGTGTTCCAACTATAAGGCTGGACAGACTTGAACTTGGAATACCCGAACTAAGAGAGAGGATTAAAAGTGTTGCAGAGAAGAACTATAGTAAGGTAAAGTCCCTGCAAAGCAAAGAAATTATTGGGGAATTATTGGATATTGTTCTAGGTAAAAGTGGAATAGCCATGCTTGAAACAAACGAAAACATGGTTTTTGAGAGAAGTAAAATAGTAAGAGGTAATTACATATATTCATTTGCAGAGTCACTGGCGATAGCTGTAATAGACGCTAATGTAGCCCTGGTGGGAGTGGCAAATATTAAGTATAAAACACCGGTTTATGCAGGGAGCAAGCTTATTGCAAAAGCAGAAGTACGCAGGGTTAGAGAAAAAAGCCATATTGTATGGGTTAAAATAACTGAGAAGCAGAATGAAGTTTTCAGGGGAAAGTTTATACTTGTTTCAATTGAGTAA
- the plsX gene encoding phosphate acyltransferase PlsX, with the protein MGGDNAPEAIVNGCIDAINSKDGFDVMLIGDSEQINEVLRKKKFSSPRLKIYHTDEVITNEDIPTKAIKTKQNSSMVVGFKLLKDGEGDVFLSAGNSGALLTGALLILGRIKGVDRPALGAVIPAKNGNALIIDAGLNSSCKPINYLQFGLFGSLYMKKLYDIKNPTVGLLNVGAESGKGNELIKQAYGLLSNSNLNFIGNIEGKDIPEGKVHVAVCDGFTGNVLLKFYEGAGTFFFGLIKSIFTHNIFTKLSALLLKKNLKNLKSLLDPDVLAGAPILGVNGLVIKSHGNSKARTIKYALLKAYKFAEGSMLDHIKEELKNLEVISSGD; encoded by the coding sequence ATGGGTGGAGATAATGCTCCTGAAGCGATTGTAAATGGATGTATTGATGCAATAAATAGTAAAGATGGATTTGATGTAATGCTTATTGGTGATAGTGAGCAGATAAATGAAGTTCTCAGAAAGAAAAAATTTTCAAGTCCTCGGCTTAAAATTTATCATACCGATGAAGTTATTACAAACGAAGATATTCCGACTAAAGCCATTAAAACAAAGCAAAACTCATCCATGGTTGTTGGTTTTAAACTGCTGAAAGATGGTGAAGGAGATGTATTTCTTTCAGCAGGAAATTCAGGTGCCCTGTTGACAGGTGCATTACTTATATTAGGCAGAATAAAGGGCGTTGACAGGCCGGCATTAGGTGCTGTTATTCCAGCTAAAAACGGAAATGCATTGATTATTGATGCTGGTTTGAATTCTTCCTGTAAACCAATTAATTACCTTCAATTCGGATTATTTGGCAGCTTGTACATGAAAAAGCTTTATGATATAAAGAATCCTACCGTTGGATTGCTTAATGTTGGAGCTGAATCGGGCAAAGGCAATGAGTTAATAAAGCAGGCTTATGGGCTTCTATCAAACTCAAATCTTAATTTCATAGGAAACATAGAGGGTAAGGACATTCCTGAAGGTAAAGTACATGTTGCGGTTTGCGATGGATTTACGGGAAATGTTTTATTAAAGTTTTATGAAGGTGCTGGTACGTTTTTCTTTGGCTTAATAAAAAGTATTTTTACTCATAATATTTTCACAAAACTTTCTGCATTGCTGCTGAAGAAAAATTTAAAGAATTTAAAAAGTTTGTTAGATCCGGATGTTTTGGCAGGTGCACCTATATTGGGAGTTAACGGCCTTGTAATTAAAAGTCATGGAAATTCAAAAGCCAGGACTATAAAATATGCTTTGCTTAAGGCATATAAATTTGCCGAAGGATCCATGCTAGATCATATTAAAGAGGAATTAAAGAATTTGGAGGTTATAAGTAGTGGAGATTAA
- a CDS encoding ketoacyl-ACP synthase III: MEINGKAVGILGLGSDVPGKVLTNYDLEKIVETSDEWIKKRTGISERRILDEKTPAYVLGVNAAKEAIRNAGLTPEDIDLIIVTTEAPDYLTPATSCIIQKYLGATKAAAFDLNAACTGAMYGMTVAKQFITTGYYKYILIVACEGLSRVVDWEDRNTAVLFGDGAGAAVLGPVENGYGIMATYLGSDGSLGHNITIPCCYINEDEISKRKHENKRVLWMDGGEVFKFAVRVMVTATETLLEDSGISLNDVKLIIPHQANIRIIEGALKRLDYPIEKVFINLHKYGNISSASIPVALHEAYKGGLIDKGDYIILVGFGGGLTWGSMLIKWI, from the coding sequence GTGGAGATTAATGGTAAAGCAGTAGGTATTCTGGGACTGGGAAGTGATGTGCCTGGTAAAGTGCTGACTAATTATGATCTAGAAAAAATCGTTGAAACCAGTGACGAATGGATTAAAAAAAGAACTGGCATATCTGAAAGACGGATACTGGATGAAAAAACACCTGCTTATGTTTTAGGAGTTAATGCGGCAAAGGAAGCCATCAGGAATGCTGGTTTAACCCCTGAAGATATTGATTTGATAATTGTTACCACGGAAGCTCCTGATTACCTTACGCCGGCAACTTCATGCATAATACAGAAATATTTAGGAGCGACAAAAGCAGCTGCTTTTGATTTAAATGCCGCATGTACAGGCGCAATGTATGGGATGACAGTAGCAAAACAATTTATTACAACAGGATATTATAAATATATTTTAATAGTTGCCTGTGAAGGCCTGTCCAGAGTCGTTGACTGGGAAGACAGAAATACCGCTGTTTTGTTTGGAGATGGTGCGGGTGCTGCTGTACTTGGCCCGGTGGAGAATGGCTATGGAATAATGGCTACATATCTTGGTTCAGATGGGAGTCTGGGGCATAACATCACAATTCCCTGCTGCTACATTAACGAAGATGAAATATCTAAGCGAAAACATGAGAATAAACGCGTTTTATGGATGGACGGCGGTGAAGTATTTAAATTTGCAGTAAGGGTGATGGTTACAGCAACCGAAACTTTGTTAGAAGATTCTGGCATTTCCCTGAATGATGTCAAACTAATTATTCCGCATCAGGCAAATATCAGGATAATTGAAGGCGCTTTAAAACGTTTAGACTATCCAATTGAGAAGGTATTTATTAATCTTCATAAGTATGGCAATATTTCCTCTGCTTCTATACCAGTTGCATTGCATGAAGCCTATAAGGGCGGACTTATAGATAAAGGAGACTATATTATTTTGGTTGGCTTTGGAGGAGGATTAACATGGGGTTCTATGTTAATTAAATGGATTTGA
- the fabD gene encoding ACP S-malonyltransferase, which produces MGKLAFVFPGQGAQYVGMGKDISMKYKASDRIFDEASEALGYDLKKIVFDSDEETLKITENTQPAILSTSIACLQPFIEKGIIPDVAAGLSLGEYSAHVAAGTISFKDAVNLVRIRGKLMQETVPVRVGTMAAIIGLDDNTVIELCKEASSVGVVEPANFNCPGQVVVSGEIKAVEKVAELSKEKGAKRALILPVSAPFHCSMLNEASEKLAVELEKIQFHDMSFPVVSNVTAEYIYDKSIVKDLLIKQVNHPVLWHKSVVNMISQGVDTFIEIGPGKALCGFIKKIDNKVKAINVGDVESLEKAFSELGI; this is translated from the coding sequence ATGGGTAAATTAGCGTTTGTTTTCCCGGGGCAGGGAGCTCAGTATGTGGGAATGGGTAAAGATATTTCAATGAAATATAAAGCTTCGGATAGAATTTTTGACGAAGCATCTGAAGCATTGGGCTATGATCTTAAAAAAATTGTTTTTGATAGTGATGAAGAAACTTTAAAGATTACAGAGAACACACAACCTGCAATATTATCCACAAGTATAGCATGCCTTCAGCCATTCATTGAAAAAGGCATAATACCTGATGTAGCTGCGGGCTTAAGTTTAGGAGAATATTCTGCTCATGTTGCAGCAGGAACTATCAGTTTTAAAGATGCGGTCAATCTGGTAAGGATAAGAGGAAAATTAATGCAGGAAACTGTCCCTGTGAGAGTAGGGACTATGGCAGCAATAATAGGATTAGATGATAATACTGTAATAGAACTTTGTAAGGAGGCCTCTTCTGTAGGCGTAGTTGAGCCGGCTAATTTTAATTGCCCCGGTCAGGTGGTCGTATCTGGCGAAATAAAGGCTGTTGAAAAGGTTGCAGAACTTAGTAAGGAAAAAGGAGCCAAAAGAGCATTAATTCTTCCAGTGAGTGCACCTTTCCATTGCAGCATGCTGAACGAAGCCAGCGAAAAACTGGCTGTAGAGCTTGAGAAAATTCAATTTCATGATATGAGCTTTCCTGTAGTAAGTAATGTAACCGCAGAATATATATATGATAAATCGATAGTAAAAGATCTTTTAATCAAACAGGTGAATCATCCTGTACTTTGGCATAAATCTGTTGTTAATATGATTAGCCAGGGCGTTGATACTTTTATTGAAATAGGACCTGGAAAAGCTTTATGTGGCTTTATTAAAAAGATTGATAATAAGGTTAAGGCTATAAATGTAGGAGATGTTGAGTCGCTGGAGAAAGCATTTAGTGAGCTGGGAATATAA
- the fabG gene encoding 3-oxoacyl-[acyl-carrier-protein] reductase, with amino-acid sequence MSLKGKTALVTGAGRGLGKAIALKLAQMGANIVLNDIVNSDSVDSTAKEFTEAGYNVIVIKGDVRNTEDVENMMKKTVEVFGSLDILVNNAGITRDTLLLKMTEKDWEDVIGINLTGAFICTKAAAKIMVKQRSGKIINISSVAGVMGNPGQANYSASKAGLIGLTKSTAKELASRNITCNAVAPGLIVSKMTDVLPDKVKENYLNSIPLKRFGTPEDVANVVGFLASDDSNYITGQVIHIDGGLVM; translated from the coding sequence ATGTCTTTAAAAGGGAAAACAGCCCTTGTTACAGGAGCAGGAAGAGGTTTGGGAAAAGCAATTGCATTGAAACTTGCACAAATGGGAGCAAACATAGTCCTGAATGATATTGTAAATTCAGATTCTGTTGATTCTACAGCAAAAGAGTTTACTGAGGCAGGTTATAATGTAATTGTAATAAAAGGGGATGTAAGAAACACTGAAGATGTTGAAAATATGATGAAGAAAACTGTTGAAGTATTTGGAAGCCTCGATATTTTAGTTAATAATGCAGGAATAACGAGAGATACTCTTTTACTTAAAATGACAGAAAAAGATTGGGAGGATGTTATTGGCATTAATTTAACAGGTGCTTTCATTTGCACAAAAGCAGCTGCAAAAATAATGGTAAAGCAAAGAAGTGGCAAAATAATCAATATATCCTCAGTAGCCGGAGTAATGGGTAATCCTGGCCAGGCAAACTATTCAGCATCGAAAGCAGGATTGATTGGGCTTACTAAATCAACAGCAAAGGAGCTGGCTTCAAGGAATATTACATGTAATGCTGTGGCACCGGGACTTATTGTAAGTAAAATGACAGATGTATTACCAGATAAGGTCAAAGAAAACTATTTGAACAGCATTCCGCTCAAAAGGTTCGGGACGCCTGAAGATGTGGCTAATGTTGTTGGTTTTCTTGCATCAGATGATTCAAATTATATTACAGGTCAGGTAATACATATTGACGGTGGGCTGGTAATGTAA